The Solanum lycopersicum chromosome 2, SLM_r2.1 DNA window ACTGACTGTAGCAATCACCGATTCCATGCCTCGGATAGGTAAAGGCCGGCGCTCTgagtaccaaaaaaaatatgaaattcagaAATATTGTCTACCAGATAAAACGATGAAACGCCTAAAATTAAACCCTACATATCAGATAAATGTTGTTCCGCAAAGCACAGAAGGTGATTTTTACCTTTATTATGCCGTCGATTCGCCTCTTCCTCTTCCATGGAAGCTCTGCAAGTTGCCGGGAATGgaaaaatttttgaatttgtcGATTTGTATGCCGCGGTTTTGAATAAAAGTACGAAAATGTTTTCGGGTCGGGTTTCTCGTGGTTTAGACCTTATAATTAGGGGCGAATTTATGAGTGGCATTCACTAGTCTCGAAAAAAGACTTTGTGTATATAATTGGCAAAGCAACCCATCCATGGTGAATAATCTAATTGGCAAAGCAACCCATTTGTTATTCAATCCTCGTTAATAACATTAATTTTTGGAAGCTTTCAGCTTTTTCCGTCTTGTTTCTCATTTTTAttcaactttttctttctttcttttttttctctatctttattttgtcatttcttttttcccttgtttctcatttttattcaactttttctttctctctttattttgtcatttttattaatgCGTGAAGGTTTTTTTTCGTTccatttattcttatttatttattaatttgaattgaCTTTTATTTACCATAATTGATTTTTAAGTTCCTTTACTTTCTCTTTCACGAATTATTAATCTTTTGATATGAGTGTTGCGTGTTTATTCTTTTATCAATTAATGAATACTGAATTATGAACGtgacataaatattatttagaatatatttaaatagtagttttaaaaaaataaaagtttttttttaaaaatggtgAATATTATTACTAgagttctttttatttgtagGTTTTTTCGATCTTCACCAACGTTCTTGGTAAGTGGAATGActaattaaactaatttttttttctttttgctataTTTTGCAACAACACATAAAGTTGATACATTAAGTTAAAGTATTAGATAGTTTATAAAAGCTCAAATTTTAGTATGaaaattcttttctttcctcAAAGTTTTAGCGAATAAAGCCACTAATtcctaaaaagaaataaacattgaattgattaattagtatttaaaagaaaatattactaaCATGCATGTTTAATcgatttgtttataaaaatcgaaaaaaagataaataactcAATTGTAATCTAAAATTAAAGCAACGGACTTGCTTTACTTAAACAATGTGGCACCCAGAAACTTCAAATTCTAGATCCGCCTCTGACTATAATAATGTGTTGGTCGTTATTTTATGCGAGTTTGAATCAAAttacaccaaaaaaattagCATCAATGATCAAACTGTACAGAACACAGTACAAGACAGCAGCTTCAAACCATTACAAAATCAATATCAAACTACTACTACATCAGACTACCAAAAATTTGCACCAATAAACATCACCAAGCTACCCCAAACTGCACAAAAACAACACCAAACTTGACAAGGTTTTCTTACAATAGCAGCGtcaatgaagaaaagaagagggaaaaagaaaatcaagagaGAGTAACTGAATTACGACATTTGTTAACGGTGTATATAAAAATTGGACAAGGACCCAGCTTTACGAGATTGTAGATAGTTAAAGGACTATTTCCGCTAAGTGTATCGTTTAGAAACTACTTTAAATCTACGATAATAGTTTAATGACcatttatgtcattttctcCATAATTTTTCCATGCTGTTGTTTTCTAATTAGAATTTACATGCAATGCGATATGAATGGTGACATCACATGTCATATATTCGAAATATTAGATTGTCTTCttgcatatttttatgtttgttttgcaATGCCCATACATCCGAAAGGTCACACTTCAAGGTGGAGGATTTAATCTTGTATGAAGAGACAAACACCCTCAGGTAGATGATTAAATTggtgagtatttttttttagtcaTTGTCGCTGCTCCAATGTGTTGCAtgaataaattaacaattttctGACTTAGGACAATATAAAAGACGAGAGAATCCTTTCTTTATTTTGACTACCCTAGGCTAGAGGACTTGACGGACCACATTAAATGCCTAAGAGAATGTACTAGGCAGATTAAAAGATGATTCAACAAGAGCATCGACTTTCGATGCAGACTTGAGGCTCACACCATAAGCTTCTATGAacttttttcatcaagtaaaatGACCTCAATTTAATTTGGTACTAGATAATATTTCCAAATGTGAGATATGAAATCTTAAGACTCCTAAAAGAAACGTCAAATATGGTTAACTTGAACCTAACAACGCAGCTCATCAAGATGCAAGATTTCCTTCGTTTACATGAACCAGCATCAAGTCACTTGATGCAGTGAATTTGATATTTAGGGACACTGCAAATAGTAAAATTGAAGTGAATGCTCGAGATGTATTCCTCAAGAAATAACACAAAACTGGAGCTGGAATCATCTACGTGCTGGATTTCCACCTTGTGCTGATGCATCATATCCAGGACCAATATGACCCGGTGAGGGAGCTGCCCCAGGAGGAGCATTTCCTATAGGTGCTACCTGTCCTTGAGTtgcaacaccgcctttggaagaTGCGTCATAGTTAGAGGCCTTGCTAGGATCATAAACAGGGGCCCCATATGCATCATAGCCAGGTCCTCTGTAAGCTTCATAACCCGCTGCCCTCTGAGCATCATACCCAGGTCCCCTATCATACCCATGCCCCCTCTGAGCTTCATAAGCTGCTAAACCAGATCCTCTTTGCGCATCATAGCCAGGACCACTTGATCCCATTTGTGCTTCATAACCATGTCCAACAGGGCCTCTAATTCCCCTTTGTGCATCATAACCAGACATATTTGATGTATCATAAGGAGGCCTGTTTGACGGAGGCACAGACTGAGCTCCAACTTGTGGTGAGTCAACAGCAGGAACTCCTCCAGCATTAGTCCCTGTTGGTACGGAGCCTCTACCCTGCCATGTAAAATGTAGAGATAAGGTCAGTTTTGGCACTTGCCACAAATTATATCAAAGGAGAACATTCATCTTATCCAGAATTAGGACAGGAGACACAGTTTCTGTGAAACAAGACAGTTCAATCCCTCTTTTAATAGTTGAGTAGTTTTTGGGTATGAGCTTTTGCACATTGTACCTGTTAATGAATACATAATTTaagaaattacataaatattagtACTAAATAATGTGGTTTTGAGTTATGCAAAAAAGTAAGTCCCTGAAAACTATAAATGTTTATTCCATTCAGCTAGTAGCTCAATACAAGAATAAATCCTGCTCCACATTAGTCCACAAATGGCTTATTGTGATTTCTGAGAGACTTCTACAGAATATCTTATGAAAGTTGTTATCTCTCAATTTGACACTGAGAACAAATGAGTAACACAAAAGATCTTCAAACATTTGTGCAATTACAAAAATTGAGAATTTGAAACTTTTGGTCTTTTACGGAATTGGGAATGAAAAGATTAAAACATATAGCTTATAGggcaaaatttaaaattaaataatatcgaGTTAATATTATAGAGACTCAACGATTATTAAAATATAGAGACCAGTCATTTGTTGTAATgaatcaaaaagaaagaaaattaattcaGACTACATTTTGTATCATTGTTGCTCCAAGTTTACATTTTTACAGTTTGATTCTTAATACCATGCATAAACTATTTCTGATTTCCTTCACCTTTATGGAGACAAATTTACGTCATTTAAGAGTTTCATCAACTTGAAAaataagtgtgagtttttggaGTTGGATGAACTTTATTCCAAGGAATATATTTTTAGGCCTTCTTCTGTGTACAACTCGCTTAGATGTGGATTTAATCCCTTTCAAGGTAACAATACTAATTTGCCATGATTGTTTAGTTAACAGTAAATGTaattcaaataatgaaatttcaacTGATCTAGGCATCCTAAATATTAGGACTAAATGTGTAgttcaaataagaaaaagatcTAATAACGAAAATGTTAGTTGATTTCAAATTCCTAAacattagaaaattattaaattacagTTCTGTCTAACAGGAAATCCAGTTGTAAAGGGTGAACGACATTTTCTTAAGGTGTTCTGTGCTTGATGATAATATTATGGATAAAGCGACTTCAATTCCTCTTATGCACTTATTTTGTAGTTCATGCTATTGGACTACAAATAATTGAACCATACATTTCTGGTCAGCCAAATAAGTTGGGCAAAAGAATGAATACAATAGCAAGTTTCGAGTTACACTATTTGGTTAAGAGGTAGCTCTAGTATTCAAGATAACAATCAAATGAGTTATCGCAGAGGTCTGGATCATCTCTCTGAAGGCATAACGTGGTTTCAAGAAACGTCTGAGTGCATTTATTGGAAAACTTCAAATTTACATGGCTATTTGATTAGGAATAATAAATGTTCAAATGGAAAAGGAAATTCTAATCTAAAATATCCATGAGTGATGAATCCACAGCAATTATTAAGGCACTTAACAGAAGAGTTACTAATGTTAGAGGATAGGTTCATCCGAGAAATAAGAGTCAAAATTCATGTAGGTAAACTAAGTATTCAAATTTCACTTCACAATTATTCCCCTTCTATTACTTTGTTTTTTCCCCTGTTCTCCCATCCTTTTTATCTTCAAACTTGTagttttttctcaaaaagaGAACACAAAGACCACATCCATAGTACCAATATCTACCAGCTCAATTTTGACGAATATATTTAGAGAACTTGAAGCATAAAAAGGTAGCATTTAAAACCACAGAAAACTTTTCAACTTCCTCGATTCAGAGGGATGCATTGTAGAACTAACGAATACATGAAGAATAACAGATTAAACCTGATAAACTCCATAGCCGTCTGCATAGATGTTTTGCCCAGTAGCATAATTATTAGTGGCATCATTTTCATTGTATCCAGTTGAACCACCATAAGGTCCACCTACATATATATTACAACAAATGTAATACTAAAACTTTCAGCAACTGCTATGGCCATTACCAAAAAAAGAGAAGTGATTGAACCGATGTGCTACCTGTTTGTCTGTCAGAGTTAGAAGTGTTCGCTAACTCTGCCCTAAGCTTTTCCACCTCTCTGGACATAGTCATGTAGTTCTTCTCCATCACTTGAAGAGATTCAAGATGATCACTGTATAACTTCCTCTCGCACTCATAGGTAGTCCTGTCAACCGATTTACAGGAAACCAAAAATCGTTAACAAGAAGTTAGCACTCATTGAAAAGCCTTACCAAACATTACCTCCTCTCTCCTCTCCAACGCTTATAAGCTATGAGCCTGATATCCTTGAAGTGTTCCCTAAATGAGTTAACCTCAAATACATactataaattcaaaattaactaGCCCACATACCGAGTAAAAtcctttaaaatcaaatttgtgTAGGACCACTACAGTGAGAGATCTGCACAGTTTCTCTATATATCCATTTGATTCTTCAGTCTACACATACTCGCCTCATCGTGATTTGTTTGTCAATTCTTTCAACTGGAACAATCTACTCCAATTTAGTGGAGGAAATCTTATCCATGATTATGATGTGGGCTTGGTAAGAGGAAAAACCTATGGGTAAATCAGAATCATGATCCTTTGAGGGAAACTAGTATTAGAACCAATTCGCAGCACAAGTTGATAAAATTGCTCATATTAGCTTTGGGGCTGAAAAAAGAAGGTGCAAATTTAGCAAGCCATATCACAACGGGCTGGATGGGAGGAGTGAAGCAGGTCATGGGAGAGAGCAATTATCCATTGTATATAATGTTTATGTACTCCTTCCTTtccaatttgtttgtcttagttACTATTTCTATTTGGACTATCAAAGAATTCTTTCTTTGACCACgttctttttcaaatatttcaattgtTAGCTATTTTTCGACCTATAGTTCATTTTATGTAGTTTCTAATATGTAAgttaatttcaaaagaattgaaaattcTATGTACGAATTCACACCGAAAATTAGTTAGTTTGACCCTTGTACTCCGAATCAAGCCAAACAAATTGAATTGGGGGAGTAACTCAGAAGCACTGTCTAAGTGCCTGGCTGTTTTTATCTATAATATCACTACTTACCagtttcaagaaaatatatacaTGTTCACACCTGATAGACAGAAAATGGACAGCTTTAGatgtttctttaaaaaaatggaagtcCCTAAACCAACCTTCATATTAACTGGAAGTTGCTAATCTTTAAAGATATTTAGACCCAGAAGAGAGTCATAGAGCATTACTTTTGAAAAAAGACACATACTAAACTATATACATTGTTAAATTTTCGAAGGAAGTAACCATTAGTGTACACTAAAAAGTTTCTAAAGGAGAGTGTACTATGAATGTATCTTAGCACAAAGGGTAACTTTTCCTTTCAGGTTCTGAGCATCCATTACTCTAATTACGTCAGAAGACCCTTTCTTGTTAAGTTGCATTTCATCCCAATAAAAAAGAGAGTTACCAGAGAATTACCGGCACTGCTGATACTCCTTTTTTAGGCTCTCCAACTCAGCCAGCAAACGAGGAATATGTAGCACATCAGCGTGAGCCCTTTGAAGATCCTGAGTCAGCATTTGTATTTTAGTAACAAGTTCTTGCCTTGCTGCAAACAAAGTGCGAGCTTCCCCTTGTGCTTGCGGCAATTCTTTTTTGATAGATTCAGCAGCTTGAAGTTCAGCCTCTATCCTAGAAATTTTATCACTGAGGCCTTTAGTCTCTTGTTCCCTGTTGGCCTTGACTGTTTCTATCTGAACATGCAACATTTGTAGCTCATGTTGTGCAGCAGCTAAATCTCGCCTCAAAGTTACATGGGTGGCAGCAAGCCTCTGATTTTCTGTAGTAAGTTTTTGCATCTCAAGATGTTGTGCACCAATCTTCTGTTCCAAAATCTCTGGAGGAGGTAGCCTGTCAAAAGGGGGGAAATCAACTGGTGGAGGGTTATGCGTAGGAGGACCAAAAGAATCAGGATACATCATGCCGGGTCCTGGAGGCGGACGCCTAATGTTGGGAGGTGGCCCTCGACCTTTGCTTCCCATTGAGAGATTGTGCCAGGAACCTGTAAACAAGAAGTACAATTACTTAACATATAGAAGGCATCCAAAGAGTAcctcaaataaaatcaagaaacataaaatttgtttcACAGGATACGTTGGAGATCATAGAACGCAGCAAAAGAGGAGTAGCATTGCTACATggtttcaaagaaaaaaaatagagcaCTTGGAATCAAATGTTCCTCTAGGGATTGGCATTGCATTTGTTCTATGCCCCTCCATTTTCTGACCTATTAGCAGATCAAAAACTCGAAGGCCGAAATCCCAATAGTCAAAATGCTACATCCCCTTCACTTCAAAAGGCGAAGCAGACAATTATCCaagaaaaattattacattCCAATgactttaagaaaattatgcCACACAATAATATGCaattttgatttctcataaacCTTTCCTATTTCCAGGAGAAAACCAGCTTTATACCTCCAAGTTTCATAGTATATAAGGCTAAGGCACTTAGTTCAATCAACCACCCAAAGATACTGCACTATTCAAAGACATTAAGGAACCTTGGATGTGAATAGCAAAACACAACATCCCAAGTTGTCAGATTGATAAAGCATTATTTTCATACAAGACAACTAACTCAACCACAGTCCTCACACTTCCCTTGATAATTTGTTCAAGAAATGACCAAAATAACCTTAACATACGGGGATACTTTATTTTGGTCCTTGATTTATCACTCTTACAGATATTCTCAATAACCTGTAAAGGCTATTCACAGTCAAAAACAATAGTTCTGTCAATAAACCTCATGCCCTAATTTTGTAGAGAACCTCTATCTTCATGTCTTTCCCTTGATTACCAAAAAAAGCAGACTTTGCAGTATCAATGAGTCCATCAGAATACACTCAAATGCACCAGATTTTTCACCCAAATTTGCACCAGATTCTTCTACTATAAAAACGGCAGCAATGAGTGCAGCATAATTCCCGATTCAAATGACACCAGACAGCTAATAATGGTAAATGATAACTACAACTAAACTTTTCAATAGCTAAACTAAACACGACTGGATAACCAAATTAACATAAAACACCAAAAAGTTGTACAATTACATAAAACCAAAGATTATCCAATAATAAGGATTGAGGATCAAAATTAGATTACCTTTGAACAAATTGAACTTGCTTCAATTAGGGATTCACCTTCCCTTTCGAATCGGAACAGTCTAACCAATTGGGGCTTTTTGGAGTTCTAAGAGAGAAGATATACAAATAGGTTCGACAGAAATCTCGCAGAAACGAAGAAGATAAAGCTACAGTCAGCTAAGCTCAGAGAAGAACTAGGGCTAACtgagaatttatttttatcgatTTGCTTCTGAAACGGCGAAACAGGGACTAAACTggaataacaacttcaaataatAAACACATTGTAACGCTgcttatttcaaatatattaattcacTAGTCGATCAATAGTTTTGGTATCGAATAagctaataattataaattagacGCAAGAAAATCTAAATTTTGAGAGTATGTAcgcataaatatttatttaataaaaaaataaacatgataatTCTTAACGAATTAATGGTTCatctaataaaaaattgagtaaTTCATGTCtgcatcaaaattaaaaaataactacaaaattttgatttattcaccaaCGGTCAATTCGGTGATCCAACATCAAAcaatcaattaatcaattttgtGATTGACTTATCAGTTACGGTTCGATTTTGAACATTCCTACTGTTGAATTATTTAGTTCGACTAATTTAGATCGTCTCAAGTGGGGTTCATTTAGGAGTagtcttttttgtaaaatatttattcatactCAATACtcgaaatgaaattaaaaaatgagcAGTCTATCGTACTAGATGtaagtatttcaaaaatttagaatttataaaatcaattgattttatctttttctttcgTGCCTAAATATCTAATGAATTTCATAATTGAGTAATCCGGATAACCAAGGGAAAATGTTCTTTAGTGGAGCTTCGGGCTCTTCAATTAATCGAGAGTTTCTTGAGTTGTATGATGACGTTGTTGGATTATTGTATCCTAGAGAGGACAAGTTCAGAGTGATACTTCTCAATCCGTGTAGATTATGTTTCATTGGCTTGAATCTCTAAAAAAATAGCGAGTTATTCGTGCCTCattctaaaaattttaatttattcctatttgttcattttatttcagTTGTAATTCGTTGCGTCTGTGGTATATTACACCGAcacacattattttaaaatttcaaataatagaATTTAAATCGCCAAGTTTGAGATTGATGCATTTTCTCTTCATTCACTCTATTTTTTGTACGCACATGaagagaaaaaatgaatttattgaattaatttattttaagtgttttaaagtCAAAGTAGTATTTAAGCACATTAAAAGCTAAATGAAAATAAGAAGAGGAGAAGCGACAATGTCATTATACTTTCTAAAcggtttttttttaataatagctTAATTGATCAATTTCTAAAATTTGCTtacttcaaaaaaatatgtttctttaGAGAATTTTTTGGGAAAAGTATTAATCTTTTTTCTGTAAATAGTCGTTTGTATttgattaatcaattttttataaaaatttaaaatattagaataataatttatgtGTGTAATGACTCGATTGACCGTTTTGAGTACTAAAGTTCTTATTGCATAAATGACTCTTTAGATAGAATTTAAATGAGTATTTTGGACTATTGGTAACTATAATTATAGAATTaatgtagtaattttaataaattatttaattggtagtttaaagaagataatattaaaattaatagtggaTCATTTTTACCACTTCTTATAATTGGTTActtataataattagggtaaagaaataatttgttagacaaagaaaaaaaaatgaaagagg harbors:
- the LOC101255058 gene encoding protein FLX-like 2, yielding MGSKGRGPPPNIRRPPPGPGMMYPDSFGPPTHNPPPVDFPPFDRLPPPEILEQKIGAQHLEMQKLTTENQRLAATHVTLRRDLAAAQHELQMLHVQIETVKANREQETKGLSDKISRIEAELQAAESIKKELPQAQGEARTLFAARQELVTKIQMLTQDLQRAHADVLHIPRLLAELESLKKEYQQCRTTYECERKLYSDHLESLQVMEKNYMTMSREVEKLRAELANTSNSDRQTGGPYGGSTGYNENDATNNYATGQNIYADGYGVYQGRGSVPTGTNAGGVPAVDSPQVGAQSVPPSNRPPYDTSNMSGYDAQRGIRGPVGHGYEAQMGSSGPGYDAQRGSGLAAYEAQRGHGYDRGPGYDAQRAAGYEAYRGPGYDAYGAPVYDPSKASNYDASSKGGVATQGQVAPIGNAPPGAAPSPGHIGPGYDASAQGGNPARR